The DNA region CAGGCGCAAAAGCTTCTCGCGGCTCGGGGCGCCGAAGGCAATCGACGCTTCGAACACGTATTTCCAAGAGACGAGCTCGTATTCGGGCATCCGCTCATAGTGATCGAGATACGGATTGCGCGTGAGCTTCCTCAGGATCGCCAGGACATCTGCGGGAGACATGAAGGAGCTCCGGACCAATTCGAGCTGGAGCACAGCTTGACATGAGCGCAGCGAACCGAACCTTAACCCGAGCGCAAAGCTGCATTTAGGGTAAACGTCTTCTGCTTGCGAGATCTCTTGTTGCTTGCGAGAGCTCTCTTGCGAGCCGTCGCATGGCGGTCATGCGCGCTGGCGCTGGCGCGCGATCGCCTCGTCGATGAGGGCGCGCGCCTCCTCGGCATCGCCCCAGCCGACCAGTTCCACCCATTTGCCGGGCTCGAGATCCTTGTAATGGGTAAAGAAATGCTCGATCTGCTTGGCCGTTATGGTGGGCAGATCGGTGTAATTCTTGATGCCGTCATAGCGCTGCGTGAGTTTTGGGCCAGGCACTGCGACGATCTTCTCGTCGCCGCCGGCTTCATCGCGCATCTTGAGCACGCCAATCGGCCGCACGCTGAGCACGGCGCCCGGAATGATCGGGCGGGTATTGGCGACCAGCACGTCGCAAGGGTCGCCATCATCCGACAAGGTATGCGGGATGAAGCCGTAATTTCCCGGATAGCGCATCGGCGTATAGAGGAAGCGGTCGACGAACAACGCGCCCGACTCCTTGTGCATCTCGTATTTGATCGGCTCGCCGCCGAGCGGCACCTCGATGACGACATTGACCTCGAAAGGCGGATTCTTGCCGATGGCAATCGCGTCAAGATTCATGAGCGTCAAGATTTCCGGGCATCAAGGGGTGTGAAAGGGGGATCCGCGCCGAACGGGTGCGGATTCAATCCCAGCCGAAAGCGGTGCTCTCGTAGAGGGATTTGCCGAAGCGGCCGGTCGAGCGCTTCAGGATGCGGCCGCCGAGCTTGGTGTAGAAGGCGAGCGCGCGGTCATTGCCGCTCAGCGCCCAGACCGCGACGCCCTTGAGGCCCGCGCCACGGGTATTGGCTTGCGTCGCCCGGAACAACCTGGCGCCGAAGCCGAGGCCCTGGAACTCGGGAGCGAGATACAGTTCGTAGATCTCGGCTTCCTGCAGCAGCCAGGGCGAGCGGTTGCGCCCATAGCTCGCATAGCCCGCAATCCTGTCCTGATGGTCGAGCACATTGATGCGAGCGCCGCGCCTGATGGCCGAGCGCCACCATGAGGCGCCGCGCCGCGCCACCATTCTCTCGAGCTCGACGCCCGGAATGATGCCGCGATAGGCCTCGCGCCAAGCGGCATCATGAACGCTCTCGATGCCTTCGGCATCGGCCCTGTCCGCCGGACGGATGGTGATGGCGGTCTGAGTCATGGGGCTAAGGGTAAGACGGCATCGGAGCTTGTGCAAGCCATCTGCAATCACTTGTGAACGAAAGCGGGCTTGCGCCCCGCGCTCGCCAGGGTGACCGGCGCTTTGCCCCGTGATAGGTGCGTGCGCATGTGCAGCCTCCCTCGCCAGCAAGCTTGACGCCGTGACAAAGTCCAATCCGGCCTACCTCGCATTGGTCACCGCTCTCGCCGTCGCCGGTCTCGTGTTCGGCGAGCTGAGTCAGCGCGGCGCGGCCTTTGCGCTCGAAGCGAAGCCCTCCCCTATGGCGGTCGACGTCACCAATGCGAGCGAAGCCGAGAGCTGCGCCGAGAAGGACAACGTCACCGTCAATTTCGCCTCGCAGGAGCTGCGGCGCTTTCGCATCGAGGCCTCGCATCCGGCCTATATCGGCGCCGTCGCCGGCGAGCGGCGCGAGCCCGATTGGACCGATTGCGACATCGTCCGGGAAAGCGCCGAGCCGCCGACCGAGCGCCGCGTCACCTTCTACGAATCGCCCTTCCTGTGGGTGACCGGCTACGAAATGTCGGATTACTGGCGCAAGCGAGACGTGCCGGTGCGCGTCGGCGATCGGGTCGAGCACAATCTCACCATGGTGCAGCTCTGGGTGTTCGTGCGCGGCAAGGCCGAGCAGGTCGTGGTGCTCTATCCGACCGACGGCATCTGGCGCATCCACCCCCTGCCGCCCGCCAATCTCTCCTGGAGCGCCTATGGCTCCTCCTTCTTCCTCGGCCCGGTCGAGGCCGATGGGCGCCCGGTCGTCGAGATCAAGGAGATCTCCTTCGACCCGGCAACCAAGACCTTCCACCTCGCTTATGCGGGAGGCGGCAGCGGCGATATCAGGCTCGCCGATCTCGACGAGAACCATGTCGTGCTCGACGTCGCCTTCGACCGGCCGATCGCGGGGCGCCCATTCGCGGCTTTGCGCTCGATGTATGTGACCGAGTTCAACGCCGATGTGGCGCGCATCGCCCTGCAGCAGCCGGAGGCGAAGAGCTGGCTCGAAGCGCCGATCATGAGCTTCCGCAACGCCAAGGCGAGCAAGGTGTGGATGGGCCGCCTCGTGCCGTCGCGCCACAATATCAGCGCGCCGGATCTCGTCTTCAGCGGCTTCTCCAAAGGGCAGGCAACCCCATGAACGATGTCTCAAACGGGTTCGCGGAGCTGTCCTCCCGCATCGGCTATGGCGTCAACACGATCGAGCGCTTGTCCGAGCGCCGCGAGGACGCAGATTTCGTGGCGGCGCGCGCCGCCGAACCCTCGGCCGCCACCATCCTGATCGCCGGCGACACGCCGATCCTGCGCCGCGCCAGCGAAGCCAAGGAGACAATGACGGCCCTCTTCCCCTTGCCTGAGATCGCGGCCCGCGAATCGACGCTCGAACGCGCCTTTCTCGGACTGGATGGAGCGCGGCCGGTCTTCGCCACCCTGATCGACGGTGAGCGTGCCGAGCCGCTGAAACAAGCCGGCAATTTCGCCATCGACCTGCGCTCGATCGCCGTGCAGGGGCTGGTCGCCGCGCCCGAGCTCGGCCTGCTCGCCGAGGCCAAGGCGCTGATGAACTGGCACCAGCGCCATCGTTTCTGCGCCAATTGCGGAACGCCGAGCCTCGTCTCGGTCTCGGGCTTCCGCCGCGACTGCCCGAGCTGCAAGACGCAGCATTTCCCGCGCACCGATCCCGTGGCGATCATGCTGCCCGTCAGGGGTGAGTACTGCCTCCTGGGGCGCAGCGCCCGCTTCGCCAGCCGCGTCTATTCGGCGCTGGCCGGCTTCATCGAGCATGGCGAGACGCTCGAGGCGGCGGTGCGGCGCGAGATCAAGGAAGAATCCGGCATCATCTGCGGCAAGGTGACCTATCTCGCCTCGCAGCCCTGGCCCTTTCCGATGTCGCTGATGATCGGCTGCCATGCGCAGGCGCTCTCGGAAGAGATCGTCATCGACCCCGAGGAAATCGAAGATGCGCGCTGGTTCACAAAGGCCGAGGCTGTCTCGATGCTCGCCGGCGCCCATCCGGAGGGGCTCGCCTGCCCGCCGCCGATCGCCATCGCGCATTGGCTGATCCGGGCCTTCGTCGAGCAGACCTGACGGGGCCTCACCCTCTCTTGCCAGTTCCCTTGCCAGCCCCCTTGCCAACCTCCTAAACGTCGATTTCACCACGCGGACGGATGATCATGACCCATAAGCTTCTTCTCCTGCCGGGCGACGGCATCGGCCCCGAAGTGATGGCGGAGGCCGAGAAGACCTTGCAGGCCCTGGCTGAGATCGGCGTCGCCTCCTTCGAGACCGAGCGCGACCTCGTCGGCGGCTCAGCCTATGACGCCCATAAGGTGGCGATCACCGAAGAGGCGATGACGCGCGCCAAACAGGCTGACGCCATCCTGTTCGGCGCGGTCGGCGGGCCGAAATGGGACAAGGTCGGCTATGACGTGCGCCCCGAGGCCGGCCTGTTGCGGCTGCGCAAGGATCTCGGCCTGTTCGCCAATCTGCGTCCGGCCATCTGCTATCCGGCGCTCGCCGACGCCTCTTCGCTGAAGCGCGAGGTGGTCGAGGGGCTGGACATCGTCATCATTCGCGAATTGACGGGCGGCGTCTATTTCGGCGAGCCCAAGGAGATCGTGACCTTGGAGAATGGCGAGAAGCGCGCCGTCGACACGCAGGTCTACACCACCCATGAGATCGTGCGCATCGCCCGCGTCGCCTTCGAGCTGGCGCGCAAGCGGCGCAACAAGGTCACCTCGTCCGAGAAGCGCAATGTGATGAAGTCCGGCGTGCTCTGGAACGAGGTCGTCACGGCGCTGCACAAGGCCGAATATGGCGATGTCCAGCTCGAGCATCAGCTCGCCGATGCGCTCGGCATGCAGCTGGTGCGCCAGCCCAAGCAGTTCGACGTGATCGTCACCGACAACCTGTTCGGCGACATGCTCTCGGACGTCGCCGCGACCTTGACCGGCTCGCTCGGCATGCTGCCCTCGGCCTCGCTCGGCGCCGAGGACGCGAAGACCGGCAAGCGCAAGGCGCTCTACGAGCCGGTGCATGGCTCGGCCCCCGACATCGCCGGCAAGGGGCTCGCGAACCCGGTGGCGATGGTCGGATCGCTCGCCATGTGCCTGCGCTATTCGCTGGGCCTCGGCGAAGCCGCCGATGCGCTGGAGACCTCCATCGCCAACGTGCTGGCGGCGGGGCTGCGCACCAAGGACATCTCGGCGCCGGGCGCCAATGCGATCGGCACCACCGGCATGGGCGATGCCCTGGTCGCCGAGCTGCGCCGCGTGTTGAAATAGGGGTTGGGATTAGCGCTCACCCTCTTCCGCCCTTTCGCGGGAGAAGGTGCAGGGCTTGATCAGAAAACTTGGCGAAGCGAGACCGGATGAGGGGCGATGGAGCGCTTCACCGGCGTCCCTCATCCGCCCTCACTGCGTTCAGGCACCTTCTCCCGCGAAAGAGCGGGAGAAGGAAGCGCGCCCAGCGCGAGCCCAATCGTGCAAAATCGAAAATCGCGCGACAGGGAAGAGCCCCGCCGTTCAGCCCTCAGGGGCCGCTGAGCGGTCCGAAATCCAGCCTGTCGAACAGCACGTAGCCCGGCCCTTCGGGAAGCGGCGGGCGGCCGTAATGATTGGTGTAGGAATAGGGCATGCTGTACGGATATTGCGAGGCATAAACATAGTTGGAAAGCGACCCGACAGGCACGACCGGGCCGGGGTCGAGGAAGCTGCGCGGCGCCACCTGCACGACGAAGGGCGCGCGCACCGGCGCACGATAATAACGTTGGCGATGCTGGCTCGCAGCGTCGGCCGGCACAGTGCTGAAAGCGCTGGCCGCGAGGAGAGCGATGGCCAAGACCGAGGAGGCGCGCATTGAGATATCCCTTGTGAGGCCGCGGGCGATTCCATGCCTTATATCGGCATCGTGAACTGGATATTCCAGTTCGTCAAAGGGAGACACGCGAAGGTGATGCCCATTTGACCTAAAAATGAGCCTCATTTGACCCAAGCGTGATCCTCACTTCATTTTCGTGCCACGCAAGCGGGGCGGATTGGCATCGTTTGCGAGAGGCGAGCTGCCGGCCGAGGCCGCGAGCAAAGGCGCCTTGCCGCAGGTGAGGCGGCGCCTTTCGGCGCTGACGAAGCCGTTGCGCAAGGCCGTGTCCTCGCCGGCGCTCAGCAGCGCCAGGCGATCGATGAGGCAAGCGAGGCCGGCACGCCCCGCAAAGGCGCCGGCCGGCGCGCAATACCAGCCGGTGAGGCGCAGCGCCTCGCCGGTGACCGCGCGGCGGAAGGCCAGGCAGGAGCGCTCGACGCCCTGCATCGAGAGCCTCACCTCGGCGGTTTCCATCTCGCCGAATTTGCTGCGCATCGGTTCGCCGGGCGTAGTCTTGGACACTGCAAGCCCGGCAGCCGCGGCCCGGCGCGTCAGCTCGACGAAGAGGGGCGAGGCCTCGCCCGCCTCGGAGCCGGCGCGATAGACCGCGAGGCGCAGATGGAGCGCATCGGTGCGCGCCGCCGAGCCGAAGCTGAGGTCGTCCTCGCGGCCATCGCCGCCGGTCGAGCGGATGGCGTCGTAATTCGCGGCCGCCTTGACGAGCTCGGGCGCCTCCAGCGCGAAGAGGCGGATCGGGCGGATGATCGGCACAAAGGCCGGCTTCGGCGGCAAAGCGGGCGGTGAGGGCTTAAGCGCGACCTTGGGCTCGTCCGGTTTCGGCTCATCCGGCGCAGTGGCGCCGCTCTGGCCCGGCAGCAGCAACACCAAGGTGGCGCCTGCAAGGAGCAGCGCCACGGCGAACAAGGCTGGCTTCACAAGGCGCAAGGTCAGCGCCCTCAATTTCCCGTCCGACATCGCATAACCCATTCCCTGTGCCCGCGTCGTTGCGCGGACGCAGAGAGAATGCGGCATGCGCCCTCACGGGAGGGTTACCAGGCGCGTGCCCACGTCGATTCAGAGTCAATGTGCGGTTACCCTCGGTGGGTCTCACCACCGCCTGACCCTACAGCTTTGGAGGGAAGGGGTAGCCAATGGCTGCCGCCGGCGCTCGCCCTTGATCTATTACGAGGTTGTGCATACACTATCGTAAATACGAGGTGATGGTGCGTTTTGAGTGGGATCCTGAAAAGGCACGAAGGAATCTCGCCAAGCACGGCGTGGCCTTCGATGTCGCCGAGAATGTTTGGGACGATGCCTTGCACATCATCGTCCCCGATCGGTTCGAAGATGGAGAACAGCGATGGCACGCCATAGGGATGGTCGGTCCGGTCGCGATCCTCCTTGTCGTTCACACGTACCCGGATTCCGAGGACGGGAACCGGGTGCGGATTATAGGCGCCCGAAAGGCAACCGCCCATGAAAGGAGACGCTATGAGCATGAAGGAGCTTAGCCCCGAGCAACTTGACCAGCTCGCGAAGCTCGCGGCGATGCCTGACGACCAGATCGACACGACGGATATTCCCGAAGCCCCTGCCGAGAACTGGATTCACGCACGCCGCGGCGAACTCTATCGACCCTTGAAGCAGCCGGTGACGATCCGGCTGGATGCGGATGTGCTGGCATGGTTCAGGGAACACGCTGAGGGCGGCGGCTATCAGACCGAAATCAACCGTGTCCTGCGTCGCCATGTGGCGGAAGCGGAGAAGCGGCGAGCCTGACGCCGTCTTTCATGTCGACCCGGCCGCGCAAGGCCACACAGGGCCGAGCGGCGGCCCACAAAAGCAAACGCCGCCCGGCCGGGCGGCGCTGCGGTATCCACGGATGGATAGGATAGGTCAGGCAGCGGCCGGCAGGGCAGCCTTCGCCTTCTCGACCACCGCGCCGAAAGCCGCAGGCTCATGCATGGCGAGGTCGGCCAGCACCTTGCGGTCGACACCGATGCCGGCCTTGGTCAGCCCGTCGATGAAGCGGCTATAGGTGAGGCCGTGCTCGCGCACGGCGGCGTTCAGGCGTTGGATCCACAGGCCGCGGAAAGTGCGCTTGCGCACCTTGCGGTCGCGATAGGCGTATTGCATTGCCTTCTCGACGGCCTGCTTGGCAACGCGGATGGTGTTCTTGCGACGGCCATAATAGCCTTTCGCAGCCTTGAGGACTTTCTTGTGCTTGGCGTGAGACGTCACGCCACGTTTGACACGGGCCATGGTTCAAGCTCCCAATTTCGTTCGATCAGCGAATTTCGTTCGACCGGAGACGGCTCAGACGCCGTTCGGCAGGAAATATTTGCGGATCACGCGTCCGTCGGACTCCGACATCACCGTGGTGCCGCGCTGATTGCGGATTTGCTTCTGGGTTCGCTTGATCATGCCGTGGCGCTTATTGGCCTGGCCGGATACGACCTTTCCGGTCGCAGTGATCTTGAAGCGCTTTTTGGCGCCCGATTTCGTCTTCAGCTTGGGCATTTCGCGTCCTTTCCGTATGGCATTCGGAGAGATGCACCCTCGCGGGAGCCTCGCCTTGCCGGAACAGCTCTATCGGAGCGTTCGGAACCGCCACGGCAGCCCTTTTGAGCCGGGCGGTTCGTTCGAAGGGGCGGTCTATGGCAGAACGGGCGGCAAATTGCAACGCCATGTGCTTGCGACCTTGCTGCGACCTTGAGGTGACCAGCCGGCGAGGCCGAGCCTTTCAGCTCCAGGAGCTCTGGTCCTTCGGCAAGCGGCTGCTGGGATCGTGGACCGCGACCTTGTGGGGAAGGGCTGGCCCCCAGCTCCACAAGACGAGATTTGCCATACCCGGCCGGGCGCCATTGGCGAAAGAGGGAACGAGGATGCCAGCTGCCCCGGCGCCGATCAGGCGCCTGGCGATACTCCGTGACTGCGGCTGCCTACCTTCTGCGCGTTCACGGGCCCAGGCACAGGCCATGTCGGCGATCCGGACGCCCGCCGCCTTGCAGGCGCGAGGCATCCTCAAATCGACCACATCCTCGCAATCGACCTCATAGGAGCAGACGGTCAGCGGATCCAAGCGATGCGCGAAGCCGTGCCCCATCTCGACAAAAACGCCTTCGATCGTGAGACCGAGATAGAGCGCCGGCGTTCCGACCGGATTGAAGCGGCCGCCCTTGGCAGCCGCGCCTTCGCCGGAAAGGGGCGAAAAGGCCCATTTTGGGTCGTGAGCGCGATAGCAGGTTCCGGCAAATCTCAAGCAAAGCCGCCGATTGCAACGTGATCGAGAAAGTCCCGAACCGCCGCTGCCTTCCCCTCCTTCACCAGGGATTCAGCCGTCCGCCCGCCGAAGGCAGGTATGGGCTCTGCCCGATACCAGGCCATGGCTTGATCCTTGCCGCCCGCCCAATCCGCGACCCGCCCGACGATCTCAAGCATTTCCTTGACGCGAATTTGAGTCTTGGGCGCGGCGACGCGCTTGGCGCGCTGCAGCGTCTCCGGGCTGACGCCGATCGTCTCGGCGAGCTGGCCTCTGGACATGCCGAACCACTCGGCCACGTTGCCGACCCTGAGGACACCCTGAGGATCGATGAATTTGGCGACGATCTTCGCACCCCTGACGATCTCAGCATGGGAGCGTGAGGCGGCAGGCCCCTTGATCTTCGGCTTCTTGCCGGCTCCGCTCCTCTCGAGGGAGCCTCTAGTGGCGCTCATTTGTCCATTCCGATGCCGGATTTCTGCGACATTTCATATGGCAAAGCGACACCGATTGTCCAGAGACTGTCCCGATCCGTCATCGCCGTCGACCCCTGACGCCAGTGGCGCGAGAGGCTGGGTCCTCAGGCCATATGCTGGCCGCCATTCACCGAGAGCGTCGAGCCGGTGATGAAACCTGCCTTGTCGCCCGCGAGATACAAGACCGCGGCGGCGATCTCGTCGGCCTCGCCGAGACGGCCGACCGGAATGAGCGGCAAGATCTTGGTCTTGAGCACCTCCTCCGGCACCGCCTGCACCATCTCGGTCGCGATATAGCCTGGCGCGATGACGTTCACGGTGATGCCCTTATTGGCATTCTCCTGCGCCAGCGCCTTGCTGAAGCCGATGACCCCGGCCTTGGCGGTGGAATAATTCACCTGGCCCATCTGGCCCTTCTGACCGTTGATCGAGGAGATCGAGATGATGCGGCCAAAGCTCCGCGCCCGCATGCCCTCGATCACCGGGCGCGTCATGTTGAACAGCGAATCGAGGTTGGTGCGGATCACCGCCGACCATTGCTCGACCGTCATGCGATGGAACATGCCGTCCCTGGTGATGCCGGCATTGTTGACGAGGACGCCGATCGGGCCGAGCTCGCTCTCGACCTTGGCGACCCCGTCGGCGCAGGCCTTCGGATCGCCGACATCCCATTTATAGACCGTCACCCCGGTATCGGCCTTGAATTTCGCGGCGGCCGCGTCATTGCCCGCATAGGTCGCGGCGACCTTATAGCCCGCCGCATGGAGACCCTTGGATATCGCCTCGCCGATGCCGCGCGTGCCGCCGGTGACGATCGCAACCTTGGACATGATATACTCCCCTGACGCTCACTCAGTGACGCCCATTTTGGTGACGCTCATTTGGCCGGCGATTATGTGTCTAATCCGCCGCTTTCATGATCGTTCCACAACAGGCAGGGGAAAGTCCATCTTTTGTCGGGGGGCCTCCTTCTCCCGTAAACGAAAGAAGGAAAGCGCTCGGCCTAAACCCCGGCCTTGGCCTCCTCGCAGGCGAGCGCGCAAGGGTGCTCGGCATCGCCGCGCTCGATCTGCAAGGTCACATGGGCGATCGAAAAGCTGCTTCTCAGGCCGTCGCGCGCCTCGGCCAGGAACTTGTCGTCGCTCCCCGCTTCCTCGCGCACCAGATGGGCGGTGAGGGCCGTCTCGGTGGTGCTCATCGCCCAGACATGCAGGTCGTGCACCGAGCGGACGCCGGGCAAGCCGCCGAGGAAGGCCTCGATCTCGGCGCGGTCGAGATGGGACGGCACGGCATCGAGCGCCATGTCGATCGTGTCGCGGGTGAGGCGCCAGCTGCCGATGAGGATGATCATCCCGATCAGGAGACTGACGGCGGGATCGATCCAGAACTGCTTGGTCCAGACGATGAGGAGCCCGGCGATCACCACGCCGACCGAGATTCCGGCATCCGCCACCATGTGCGCATAGGCGCCGCGCGCATTGAGGTCGCGCTCGCGCCGCCGCAGGAACAGCAGCGCCGTCGCCACATTGACCGCGATGCCGATCCCCGCGACCAGGATCACCACGCGCTCCTCCACCGGGGCGGGCGAAAGGAGACGCGTGCAGGCCTCGAAGATGATGATCGCGGTGGCGCCGATCAGCAGCGTGGCGTTGAGCAGGGCCGCGATGATGGAGGCGCGCCGGTAGCCATAGGTGCGCCGGCCGCTCGGCGGCAGCCGCCCGAGCCAGGAGGCGAACCAGGCGGCCAGCAGCCCTAGGGCATCGGACAGGTTATGGGCGCCGTCGGCGATGAGCGCCAACGAGTTCGCCGCCACCCCGAAGCCAATCTCGGCGACCACGAAGCCGAGATTGAGCAGCGTGCCGATGGCGAAGGCGCGGCCGAAATCGACCGGCGCCTCGCCATGATCGTGATGGGCATGGTGGTCATGGCCAGCAAGCCCGTGATCTGGCCCGTGATCTGGCCCGTGATCATGCACGAACAGGCTGCGCCACCACGCCGCCTCCTTGAGCGTCACCTTCGCGGCCGCGCCGGCGCCGCCATGATCATGGCCATGTTGGTCATGACCATGATCGCGATGGCCGCCAGCCGGCACGGCTCAGGGCCTGAGCAGTTGCTCGCTTCAGCGCTCGACGCAGCTTCTCAGCGCTCGACGCACATGGCGATGCCCATG from Rhizobiales bacterium GAS188 includes:
- a CDS encoding NAD+ diphosphatase, producing the protein MNDVSNGFAELSSRIGYGVNTIERLSERREDADFVAARAAEPSAATILIAGDTPILRRASEAKETMTALFPLPEIAARESTLERAFLGLDGARPVFATLIDGERAEPLKQAGNFAIDLRSIAVQGLVAAPELGLLAEAKALMNWHQRHRFCANCGTPSLVSVSGFRRDCPSCKTQHFPRTDPVAIMLPVRGEYCLLGRSARFASRVYSALAGFIEHGETLEAAVRREIKEESGIICGKVTYLASQPWPFPMSLMIGCHAQALSEEIVIDPEEIEDARWFTKAEAVSMLAGAHPEGLACPPPIAIAHWLIRAFVEQT
- a CDS encoding Uncharacterized conserved protein, DUF4415 family; the encoded protein is MSMKELSPEQLDQLAKLAAMPDDQIDTTDIPEAPAENWIHARRGELYRPLKQPVTIRLDADVLAWFREHAEGGGYQTEINRVLRRHVAEAEKRRA
- a CDS encoding LSU ribosomal protein L35P gives rise to the protein MPKLKTKSGAKKRFKITATGKVVSGQANKRHGMIKRTQKQIRNQRGTTVMSESDGRVIRKYFLPNGV
- a CDS encoding Ribosomal protein S18 acetylase RimI, whose product is MTQTAITIRPADRADAEGIESVHDAAWREAYRGIIPGVELERMVARRGASWWRSAIRRGARINVLDHQDRIAGYASYGRNRSPWLLQEAEIYELYLAPEFQGLGFGARLFRATQANTRGAGLKGVAVWALSGNDRALAFYTKLGGRILKRSTGRFGKSLYESTAFGWD
- a CDS encoding RES domain-containing protein, with the translated sequence MRFAGTCYRAHDPKWAFSPLSGEGAAAKGGRFNPVGTPALYLGLTIEGVFVEMGHGFAHRLDPLTVCSYEVDCEDVVDLRMPRACKAAGVRIADMACAWARERAEGRQPQSRSIARRLIGAGAAGILVPSFANGARPGMANLVLWSWGPALPHKVAVHDPSSRLPKDQSSWS
- a CDS encoding inorganic pyrophosphatase, which codes for MNLDAIAIGKNPPFEVNVVIEVPLGGEPIKYEMHKESGALFVDRFLYTPMRYPGNYGFIPHTLSDDGDPCDVLVANTRPIIPGAVLSVRPIGVLKMRDEAGGDEKIVAVPGPKLTQRYDGIKNYTDLPTITAKQIEHFFTHYKDLEPGKWVELVGWGDAEEARALIDEAIARQRQRA
- a CDS encoding 3-isopropylmalate dehydrogenase, which translates into the protein MTHKLLLLPGDGIGPEVMAEAEKTLQALAEIGVASFETERDLVGGSAYDAHKVAITEEAMTRAKQADAILFGAVGGPKWDKVGYDVRPEAGLLRLRKDLGLFANLRPAICYPALADASSLKREVVEGLDIVIIRELTGGVYFGEPKEIVTLENGEKRAVDTQVYTTHEIVRIARVAFELARKRRNKVTSSEKRNVMKSGVLWNEVVTALHKAEYGDVQLEHQLADALGMQLVRQPKQFDVIVTDNLFGDMLSDVAATLTGSLGMLPSASLGAEDAKTGKRKALYEPVHGSAPDIAGKGLANPVAMVGSLAMCLRYSLGLGEAADALETSIANVLAAGLRTKDISAPGANAIGTTGMGDALVAELRRVLK
- a CDS encoding cobalt-zinc-cadmium efflux system protein, encoding MPAGGHRDHGHDQHGHDHGGAGAAAKVTLKEAAWWRSLFVHDHGPDHGPDHGLAGHDHHAHHDHGEAPVDFGRAFAIGTLLNLGFVVAEIGFGVAANSLALIADGAHNLSDALGLLAAWFASWLGRLPPSGRRTYGYRRASIIAALLNATLLIGATAIIIFEACTRLLSPAPVEERVVILVAGIGIAVNVATALLFLRRRERDLNARGAYAHMVADAGISVGVVIAGLLIVWTKQFWIDPAVSLLIGMIILIGSWRLTRDTIDMALDAVPSHLDRAEIEAFLGGLPGVRSVHDLHVWAMSTTETALTAHLVREEAGSDDKFLAEARDGLRSSFSIAHVTLQIERGDAEHPCALACEEAKAGV
- a CDS encoding 3-oxoacyl-[acyl-carrier-protein] reductase → MSKVAIVTGGTRGIGEAISKGLHAAGYKVAATYAGNDAAAAKFKADTGVTVYKWDVGDPKACADGVAKVESELGPIGVLVNNAGITRDGMFHRMTVEQWSAVIRTNLDSLFNMTRPVIEGMRARSFGRIISISSINGQKGQMGQVNYSTAKAGVIGFSKALAQENANKGITVNVIAPGYIATEMVQAVPEEVLKTKILPLIPVGRLGEADEIAAAVLYLAGDKAGFITGSTLSVNGGQHMA
- a CDS encoding large subunit ribosomal protein L20, giving the protein MARVKRGVTSHAKHKKVLKAAKGYYGRRKNTIRVAKQAVEKAMQYAYRDRKVRKRTFRGLWIQRLNAAVREHGLTYSRFIDGLTKAGIGVDRKVLADLAMHEPAAFGAVVEKAKAALPAAA